The sequence below is a genomic window from Methylocystis sp. IM3.
GAAAGGCGTCAGACAAATCAAAGTGACGAGGCAAGGACATATGGAGAGGTCCAAGAGCGCGATATGCAAACAATGCCTTGAAGAGATGTCGCGACTCCTCATCCTTGTACAGAGAGGCGACATGATCTATGGCGTCTGAATTATCCTGTATGAAAGAAAGAATTCGGGAGGCGGTATCAGGCTGATACACTGAAAGAACCATGTTGGGGAAACGCCAATCATCAACCAGTGGGCGAACACGCTCTTTTCTGCTTTTTAGAATGAAGTCGATCATCTCCCCACTGAATCCGGGGCGTCGATTTTTTTCCAAAAGCGATAAGGCGACCTCGTGCCTTAAACCCCTGACGCCATGAAGGACCCGCTGAAGCGCATTCCTTGCTGCCATTTCTTAATTCTCGCTGTTTTTATATCTCGAATGATTTTAATCTCAGTCCATCGTTAGAGCAACCCGAGCGGCGCGCGACTTGACAACATTGGTCAAAATCTCCCACGCCTCCATGAGAAACGTCATGCGAAAAACGAGGGCGATCCCGAAATAAACAGCGCCACCCAGCGAGACCATTACAAAAAGCTCTGCAATGGGCGACAAGATAATTAAGCTCCGCGCGTTCATGAGCACAAAGCCCATGAGCATGCCTGCAACCATGATTCCAGAAATGTCGCGGGTCTGGGCGGTGAGCCCGTACCCTAATGCGCGACCGGAAGGAGCGGTATTAATGACCGCCGCGATGGCGCCAAATACGATTTGACTCCACGCGAGACCGGCGATCCCGAAAAAACTTCCGACCACAATAGCGACAATGCCAACGATATGCTTCTTCACGGTCATTCGCAGAAAAGTATTAGAATCGCCACGCGCAAGCAATACTTGCAAATTTATGACATGAATAGGCCAGAGCAATCCTGAAATGCACAAGATTGAAAGGATAGGCGCAGCGGGCAGCCACTTCTCGCCAAACAATACGGATATGACAATATCGGACAAAACTCCAAGTCCGATCATGATGGGCACATTGATCGCCATGGCGCCGCGCAGGGCGATGCCAACGCCTCGGCGTATCGCTTCGAGATCATGTGCGCGCGCGGAAAAGATCGGAAGAGCGACCCGAGAGATGATCGCAGAAAGCGATGTGCTCGGGAGCGCCTGAACGCCCGAGGCTCGGTTGTAAAAACCAAGCTGATCGATACTGTGAAGCTTGCCGATAATCAGGGAGAAACCCTGATTGTAGGCGACATCGAGCAAGGCATTTATAACGAGATTGCCACTGAACCCCAGCAGGGACAGCACGTGCTCGACATTGAACGTCAGTTTGGGACGCCAGCCCCCAACCAGCCAGAGTAACGTCGTGCTGGTCAGGGACATGGACAACCCCTGCCAGGCCAGGGCCCAAACGCCGAACCCAGATAGGGCGAGACCAACGCCAACAGCCCCGGAGATTGCGGAAGACGTCGCGCCGACGATGAGGAGGGAGCGAAAGCGCAGGCTGCGCGTCAAGAGCGCCGAATGAACGGAACCGAGCGATCCGATGATGACCTGAGCCGATACGACGCTCATGAGCGGCTGCAACACCGGCTGGTCGTAGAAGCGTGCGACGAGCGGGGATATGAACGTCAGAAGACCCGCACATATGACGCCCATCACTATGTTGAACCAGAAGACAGAAGTCTCCTCGTCCGGCGCCCCGCCTCTGCGGCTGATGAGCGCGAGACTCATGCCGCCATCGACAAATACCAAAGCAATTCCGGAAAAAAGCCCAAGAAGCGCGATGACGCCGAAATCGCTCGGCGCAAGCAATCGAGCAAGCGTGACCGAAACAATAAACTGCACGAGCTGGCGCAGGATAAGATCCGCGCCGCTCCAAAAGGTCGCAACCGTCGCCTTGTTCTTCGACATCAGGGCCACCAGAATCCCGAGAAGACGGGCGTCGCCGAACTTGTCGCCAATGCCAGGGCGACGTTGAGTCTTTTATTTCTTAGAGGTTTAGACATCCGACCCACTCGTGAAATGATTTGGCTGGCCCCGCGCAGGGACGCGTGCGGCTTTCCATACAACGGTTTCTTCGTTTAATTTTTCACGATGGTGGATTTTTGGCCATCTACATCAGCCTGCGCGGGCCGGCCTTGCATCGACTGCTTCAACCGGCTTTCGCCGGATCAGGCAAGCGTCTCGGCAACCCCAGCAAGATCAGGCGCTTTTGTCGGCCAGCCGAGTTCGTCCTGTATCCGCCGCCGTAGCGTGTCGGCGGCGGTCGGTTCGCCGTGCGTCACGAAAGTCATGCGGGGCGTCTGCTTGAAATTGCGCAGCCAGCGCATGATTCCGTCGGCGTCGGCGTGCGCCGAGAGCATGGTGAGATTTTCGACCTCGGCGCGCACCTGCACATATTCGCCA
It includes:
- a CDS encoding lipopolysaccharide biosynthesis protein, with protein sequence MSKNKATVATFWSGADLILRQLVQFIVSVTLARLLAPSDFGVIALLGLFSGIALVFVDGGMSLALISRRGGAPDEETSVFWFNIVMGVICAGLLTFISPLVARFYDQPVLQPLMSVVSAQVIIGSLGSVHSALLTRSLRFRSLLIVGATSSAISGAVGVGLALSGFGVWALAWQGLSMSLTSTTLLWLVGGWRPKLTFNVEHVLSLLGFSGNLVINALLDVAYNQGFSLIIGKLHSIDQLGFYNRASGVQALPSTSLSAIISRVALPIFSARAHDLEAIRRGVGIALRGAMAINVPIMIGLGVLSDIVISVLFGEKWLPAAPILSILCISGLLWPIHVINLQVLLARGDSNTFLRMTVKKHIVGIVAIVVGSFFGIAGLAWSQIVFGAIAAVINTAPSGRALGYGLTAQTRDISGIMVAGMLMGFVLMNARSLIILSPIAELFVMVSLGGAVYFGIALVFRMTFLMEAWEILTNVVKSRAARVALTMD